GACTGAAGTGCCTTCATACCCGAGATGTTTTTATGTTAGCCTAACCTAAACACTCTCAATTTAAACTGAGATCGCCAAAGTATGTTTCAACACTTGCTTGATTTAATGAAAGTGTTGAACTCAACATCATATTGCTATGAAGCCTACTCGTCAATGTAGATGATGCAACAGGCAGGACACACAATGATTTTCACAGCAACTTCCGGCTGTAGCATGTAGGCAGGCACATAAATTTGTTCTCTATTTTACTGTACTGCATTTGAATGTCGGGGACGAAGTAAGCCACACAGTATAACTATTTTGTTGTGCATCTTATTTTGTTTATGTCTTCGAAACTGCAGTCCTACTAGTATACAATTCTGACTCGTCTGCAAAACAGCAGTATCAAAAATGCATCGTTAAATTTTTGGTACAAAAACTGTAGTTTATAAGCACCATAAAGTGACTGCTAAATGGCAGACAGCATCAATCCAGATTTAATGAAACACTTCAATCCCCGCAACAGCCATCAAAAGAAAACGAAGTTGTTGCACACTTACACGTTTGATGCCTATGACCAACATTAGCGTGAAAAGGAGAAAGACGACACCAAAGCCCATGGTGCAGCCAGCTGCAACGTATATTCCTGGAACGACACAGTTCTTTTTCTAGAGATGTTGCAAAAGGCAGCTACATAATGTTCCTGAAAGGAGCTTACCTTTCATTGAAAGCTCGAAGTATGGACTGAAGAAATAATCCGTCCTTCCTCCGTTGATAGCATATATGGCATAGAATATGAATAAAACATGATACACCTGCAAGTTGAAGAACACGAAAAAAGGGTGGGTGTCATCAGGCAAACAATTCGACTATGTACTTTGCCAAAGTGCACATGATGCAACATAGCTCAATCTCTTTCTCATCACTTAGTTGTGTGCACACTAGTTGAACAGCATTTAGACAAGTTAAGGAGATCATAGAAAATGGCTTTAATGAGCTCTTTTCTGTCCATCCGtcatgatcatcagcctgacaacacCCACTGCAAGGctaaagcctctcccatgttccgacaCACAACTCGTTCCTGTACGTGCTCTGGCCACAACTTTTTGTCACCCCTTTGCGTGTTTGCCTTCTTTTGGAATCTGGTcggttactcttaatgaccagcttTTATTTTGCCTACACGTTATATGTGCcctgcccatgttcatttcttctcgatttcaactaaGACGTgtttaacacccgtttgttcccttacCCACTCTGCTTTCTTGTCCCTTAATGTTGCACCTATCCCTTTCCTGTCCATTGCTTTTCACATCGTCCGAATTTTAAGTTGAACCCTAATTGTAAGCCTCCGGATTTCTTATTCAGGTTTCTGCCTATACCAGTTTACATACTGTAGTATTCTGCCGGCAGCAAATACTCATTCATCGTTTCTACATTGTAACATGAACTCTCAATAATGTTACATCAGTATGTTTAGCATTTGTTGCACTTTCAGTACAGCAATGCCCTTTTTatatgcacttttttttcaacttcGCTTTGAAAgattctgaccccccccccccccccccacacacacacacacacccttaaATGAAAAGTAATTTTTCACAGTATGACAAAACATTAGTAATATCCTAGAACAAGACGAACTTGGAAATTTTGCCGAACTTGAGAGCACCTGGTATGTAAACATCTTTTATTGATGTTGCTCGTTCTTTGATCAGAATGTGCCAATTACTGTCTTAAATGTATTGTTTTATATTTATTGTAGTTAAGCACTATTTCTTCCCATTTCGCTGCAACTAGTTTTTTATTTTAATACTATATTTATTTTAGTATTCCTTGCTGAAGCCGGCGCTTAAGCTTATTGCCTACATCGGTGCATCATCCCGCAACAATTCCGATCTCTGAAATTTAAAACATTACGGTTCAATCGACGAATTGAGCGGCAGATCGGCATCCACATGACTTCACCTCAGCAAAACGACGCATTCTTTTGCGAGAAACCCATGGCTGATGCCACGTGCATTAACAGCAGTGCGCAGGCATCAATCACTACGGACAACAATGCAGAATAGATTCTGCACTACACGGCACAGCAGCGGTAGGCTCTTCCGGTTCGCGCATGTGCGCCTATTTAGGGCGGGCCAAGCGCCAGGGCGCGCTTCAACTCCCAGTAAAGCGAGCAAGAGATCAACAACCTTAGCTTGCACGTAGTGCAGCTTCACTACACCATGTGCATTTGTTTCCTCTGGTACATCAATTACGCATCTGTCTTGGCCTGCAGTAACTCCAGGCTTCGCAATGAGACGCACAGACCTAGGAAATATCAATACAAACGTGCAAGTTACGAAGCCATCGTTTGATGGCTAAATACTTCCGATGACTCAACCAGAGTGAGTAATTTAGCGCTAATGACACGCCTGGACGGCGGCTTCATGACAACGCCCAAGCATTTCTCTGTAAAAGTAGCTACATGCGGTTCGTGCGTGTTAATCTAAGAAAAAATAAATGGTAGGCACACGGTGGTTCAGAAGACAAAACCACGGATCAGAAATATGCTTACAGCTGTGTACATCGCAGAGTAAAAACTCCCATAGCGGAGGTTGGTCCAGTGGTACAGGAGGAAAGGCGTCCAGCAGCGACTTAGAAGTGGCATGATTGGTCTTTGAGTGTCGTTAAATAAGTTTTCCGAGTACAGCGCACAATGCTAAGAGAACGGTGGTTATGACGTGCATGTCTTTCACGCTTAAATTAACGTTACATAGCCAAACGGAGACGCCGCAACGACCCTTTGTTGACGGTTGACTTCAAACGGGCGCTGCTTCGCACGTACGCCGTCGCTAGAGGCGTTGCCCATTCCGCATACCTGTTTTAGGTCACCTGCTACGAGCCAACCAATCGGAGACTCCTTCCGCACCGGTTCGTTTCGTGCGTTGTAAAACGATACGAACGACACATGCGAAGTCGTGCATTTCGCTCTGCTCGGTTAGTTAGTGAACGATGTACGGCAGTAAAAACATGTAGTATACAGGTCGCATGCAATGCCACACTGTTAAAATGCGGAAAAACCACAGCACGAAAGCCAACTTGGATATCGAGTCGTGCGCAGGGCTcgccactcgttttttttttttttattcacgcgCGGCAACTATTAACGGCTAATAGCGTTCAGCACAGCTGAAATTGTCACAATGTCCCAGCTGTCAGATGAAGAAGTCTTCTTGCAATTAGCACAAGTTTCCGTCATAGCGTTGCGTGCAGGAAGCCACGCACACCTGGCAACGCACGACACACCATCACTTTTCGGACAACGGAAATGAAATCTGGTCCATGATGTCGTCGATCTTGCTCTGTAGTGTTTCCAATATTTCTGCTGTAATGAAGACGTGTGTTTCATCCAAATCTTGGATTATGAACTTCTTTCCCAGGGCGTTGGTGTCGTCCAAGTGGAGTAGAAATTGCTTCATTGCCGGGTCGCACTCGACAAGTATACCTTTCATAACATGCACCATTTTGTATTTGTAGACTGGAGTTTCACTCGGCACTTGGCGGTGGTCAGGTGTGTGAATCCACAGAACAAGGTCCCGGTAGAATCAAAAGCTATCAAAAGATTTGACGATCTACAACCGTGCGCGCTGCCATGTCGAAATGTGACAGTTTTTGTCTGTGTGGCGCTGTTATCGCCCCTGGCGGAAACTTGCAACATGAACCATAAAAACTGTTAAAACTGTTATTAAgttataaaaaaattaaaattttatGTGTCAATAATTAAAAACGAAAAAATTATTTATACGTTTTAAAGTTGTAGTCAGGTTCTGCAATACTTAGCACAAGCGTTCGACTTTTGGTCTCGGAggccacaataaaaaaaaaagcgtggtaGCATGGTGCCGTTTTCTGCGTAGAGATCGCGCCAGTGCCTTCGCTAGAAGTttataaacgtttcttttttaaatgttcacgtagagagagaaaaaaaaattaattttgataATGACAATTTTTTAAACGAGCTTAGCTTGGCGTGATCTCTATTTTATAATGTGCCGTAAAATCCAAAAAGCATTGTGTTTTCCTTGCATATTGTGATTTGAACAAGTTTGAACTAGTCTGGAGGTTTAAAATGAAGAAGAGCGTAGCATTATTACGTAGAAGACAGCAAGCATCACTCTTATGAAATCGAGTATTTAGGAAGTTCTTTCTGCTACACAACTAATCATCTAACCCGCGTACTTGTATAATTTCCTTGCGTTATCGCTGCCGTGCCGGCACTTCCCTGTCACAAACAGCGTGCGCGATATTAAAATGACATCATATTTGATAGAAAAGCGGTAGGAGCCGGCCCATGAGCTTCAGCAGGAGAGTGCAAATGGGgtacttgcccccccccccccctcaagctTCAACAGCActtgaccacagaacacctatatactacAATTGACTTGACCTCACCCAAGTTACACCTGTGCTCTCCTATACCCCACCTACGATGGagctgaatatacgaacagcgcaatTTGAAAGTAGTTACAGTGTAACCGATATCAACATGACagcatttttgaaagaaaagcGGAAGGAGCCGAC
The nucleotide sequence above comes from Rhipicephalus microplus isolate Deutch F79 chromosome 2, USDA_Rmic, whole genome shotgun sequence. Encoded proteins:
- the pasi1 gene encoding septate junction component pasiflora 1 — protein: MPLLSRCWTPFLLYHWTNLRYGSFYSAMYTAVYHVLFIFYAIYAINGGRTDYFFSPYFELSMKGIYVAAGCTMGFGVVFLLFTLMLVIGIKRDNRCLFFPWMISVVIEILLMIAVGLWYIGRYYRNLYSVLAAIILWCIDGVHVYCFMCVVSHYQVVRDLQEPKFQILYP